TGAACCGTCCTGGGTATGACCAAAATGCCTTTGTACTTCGACCTGCTACACAAGTGGCGGATAAGCAGTAGGGTAGTGATTGGTGAATTGGTGATTAGTAAATAGTGATTAATTGAACAGGGGTTTATCAGTAACGAGTCACCAGTTACCGATAACCAATCACTACAATAAGGTCTTCAAAAAAACCTCTCAAATAAATTTGGGGGCTACAAAACCATAAGAAAACAAAGAAACCATGTTTCAATACATTATAAAACGTCTCATCATTTTCATTCCAACCTTGTTCATCATCTCTCTGATGGCGTTTGGATTGAGTAAAATGGCTCCTGGTGACCCTGTAGAACTCATCAATAGAGGGGGATTGAGTGCGGGCGATGGCGGACAATTGGCGGATATGTTGGCAACCGAGCAAACTTACCTGCAAACAGCCGAACGCTTGGGCTTACACAATCCAGTTTTCTACCTTTCCTTGTCGCCTATTTCACAATCTGATACACTCTACAAGGTGATAAAACAAGGACATCAAACGATGTTGAAGAATTTGACGGGGCAGTATGGCAATTGGCAGCAAATTTCGGATTATTACAAGAGTTTGCGGACGATGGAAAGGGAGATTTACAAAGTCGCTCCCGATAGTGCCAATTACAATCCCCGTCGAAAAGCAAGAAGAGCTGTTGTCGACTTGTTTATGGAACACAAAGACAACAAGATTACCCGTTTGTTGGAGGACATCAATGCCGCAACGAAAACGGATAGTTCCATGTTCGTGCTTCAAACACCCGCTCAAAACTTGCTCAGTAGTTATGAAAAGGTGAAAAGTGAGGCTACTCCTTCAAAGAATTACATTCCCTCTTTGAAGTTCTACGGATTTGACAATCAGTACCATAAGTGGATAACAGGATTTTTTGTGGGTGATTTCGGTTATTCGTATCAAGACAATCGCCCAATTTCGAGCAAGATGTGGGATGCTATGCGCTGGACTCTGATTATCAACTTTATATCCATCTTATTGGCATACATTCTTTCAATTCCGATTGGGGTGAATACGGCTATCCGAAAAGATTCGACTTATGATAGGGTGGTAACAACAATTTTGTTTTTGCTCTATTCTCTACCCGTTTTCTGGACAGGAACGCTATTGATTGTCTTTTTTACCACGCCAGAATACGGCAGTTTCTTCAATCTATTTCCGACGGGGGGCATCACTGACCTTCCTCCTAGTGCGCCGTTTATGGATAGATTTTGGGACTTGGCGCATCACTTGATTTTACCTGTGTTCTGTATCACTTATGGTTCGTTGGCGTTCATCTCTCGACAAATGCGGGGTGGTATGTTGACGGTTATTCGCCAAGATTTTATCCGTACTGCAAGGGCGAAAGGATTGGAGGAGAAACAAATCATCTGGAAACACGCTTTCCGAAATTCACTCTTTCCGATTATCACCTTGTTTGCCTCTGTATTTCCATTAGCGATTGCAGGGTCAGTGGTGATTGAAGTGATTTTCAGCATTCCTGGGATGGGTAAACTCCTTTTTGATTCGATTATTTCAAGGGATTGGCCTGTGGTTTATACCATTTTGATGTTGGCTGCAATCTTGACAATGGTGGGAAATCTGATTGCAGATATGCTGTATGCAGTGGCAGATCCGAGGGTGACATTTAATGAGAAGGCTTGATAAATGGTTTGATGGATGCATTGTTCTATGGTTGTATTGCTAAACTGTTTTATTGGTACTTATAAAATTCAGCAATT
The Chitinophagales bacterium genome window above contains:
- a CDS encoding ABC transporter permease produces the protein MFQYIIKRLIIFIPTLFIISLMAFGLSKMAPGDPVELINRGGLSAGDGGQLADMLATEQTYLQTAERLGLHNPVFYLSLSPISQSDTLYKVIKQGHQTMLKNLTGQYGNWQQISDYYKSLRTMEREIYKVAPDSANYNPRRKARRAVVDLFMEHKDNKITRLLEDINAATKTDSSMFVLQTPAQNLLSSYEKVKSEATPSKNYIPSLKFYGFDNQYHKWITGFFVGDFGYSYQDNRPISSKMWDAMRWTLIINFISILLAYILSIPIGVNTAIRKDSTYDRVVTTILFLLYSLPVFWTGTLLIVFFTTPEYGSFFNLFPTGGITDLPPSAPFMDRFWDLAHHLILPVFCITYGSLAFISRQMRGGMLTVIRQDFIRTARAKGLEEKQIIWKHAFRNSLFPIITLFASVFPLAIAGSVVIEVIFSIPGMGKLLFDSIISRDWPVVYTILMLAAILTMVGNLIADMLYAVADPRVTFNEKA